The following are from one region of the Shinella sp. PSBB067 genome:
- a CDS encoding protein-glutamate O-methyltransferase CheR, which produces MGAALRAQAGEDGLSSRNFEALSRYIYDYSGIKMPITKLTMLEGRLRRRLRATGIPNFNAYCDYLFKHGGIEKEAIFLIDAVTTNKTDFFREPKHFEFMERTGLPELVAAGHKRLRLWSAACSIGAEPYTMAMVMQDFADATSGVDYRILATDLSTDVLAAARRGVYPRDMVQPVPADLQRRHVMVSRDAARGEVRIHPRLRSTIGFARMNLMDNAYKVGEPMHMIFCRNVLIYFDKPTQAKVLTRLCDCLVPGGFLYVGHSETVTGIPLPVRQVANTVFKKI; this is translated from the coding sequence GTGGGAGCAGCATTGCGGGCGCAGGCGGGCGAAGACGGCTTGAGCAGCCGGAATTTCGAGGCCCTGTCGCGCTATATCTACGACTACAGCGGCATCAAGATGCCGATCACCAAGCTGACGATGCTGGAGGGCCGCCTGCGGCGGCGCCTTCGGGCCACAGGCATCCCCAACTTCAACGCCTATTGCGACTATCTCTTCAAGCATGGCGGCATCGAGAAGGAAGCGATCTTCCTGATCGACGCGGTGACGACCAACAAGACGGACTTCTTCCGCGAGCCGAAGCATTTCGAATTCATGGAGCGGACCGGCCTGCCGGAACTGGTCGCGGCCGGGCACAAGCGGCTGCGCCTGTGGAGCGCCGCCTGCTCGATCGGCGCCGAGCCCTATACGATGGCGATGGTCATGCAGGATTTTGCCGATGCCACATCCGGCGTCGACTACCGCATCCTCGCGACGGACCTTTCGACGGACGTGCTGGCCGCCGCCCGCCGCGGCGTCTATCCGCGCGACATGGTCCAGCCCGTGCCGGCCGATCTCCAGCGGCGCCACGTGATGGTCTCGCGCGATGCCGCGCGCGGCGAGGTGCGCATCCATCCGCGCCTGCGCTCGACCATCGGCTTTGCCCGCATGAACCTCATGGACAACGCCTACAAGGTGGGCGAGCCGATGCACATGATCTTCTGCCGCAACGTGCTGATCTACTTCGACAAGCCGACGCAGGCGAAGGTGCTGACGCGGCTTTGCGACTGCCTCGTGCCCGGCGGTTTCCTCTATGTGGGCCATTCCGAAACGGTCACCGGCATTCCCCTGCCGGTGCGCCAGGTCGCCAACACGGTTTTCAAGAAGATCTGA
- a CDS encoding chemotaxis protein CheW encodes MAGTSSESQYVTFSLDNEVFAVPVSVVREILDHEEAFRIPHGPDYLLGLRDVRGQGVPVIDLRLRLGMTKTERTPHTRALVLDVPIGEKTLGLVADRVYEVIPFREKEIEGAPDIGVRWPSDYIAGVVRRDGGFVVIVDLARLFSGAEVAMMGTANRLAATA; translated from the coding sequence ATGGCCGGCACGTCCTCGGAATCCCAGTACGTCACCTTCTCCCTCGACAACGAGGTCTTCGCGGTCCCCGTCTCGGTGGTTCGGGAAATCCTCGACCATGAGGAGGCCTTCAGGATCCCCCATGGGCCGGACTATCTGCTGGGGCTCCGGGACGTGCGCGGCCAGGGCGTGCCGGTCATCGATCTTCGTCTGCGTCTCGGCATGACGAAGACGGAGAGGACGCCGCACACGCGCGCCCTCGTGCTCGACGTGCCGATCGGCGAGAAGACGCTCGGCCTCGTCGCCGACCGCGTCTACGAGGTCATTCCCTTCCGCGAGAAGGAGATCGAGGGCGCGCCGGATATCGGCGTGCGCTGGCCCTCCGATTACATTGCCGGCGTCGTGCGCCGCGACGGCGGCTTCGTCGTCATCGTCGATCTCGCCCGCCTCTTCTCCGGCGCGGAAGTGGCGATGATGGGAACGGCGAACCGCCTCGCCGCGACGGCATAG
- a CDS encoding methyl-accepting chemotaxis protein, translating to MRFTIKLKLFLTFGFMIAVLVGTAGYGIMSLGSLNTTLSDVLNGPAARLKLAQQLSNFQLQQIRQQKNMLSSANVTETNRYVGLSDEARKEFDAAFEEVVAKATEQGKVLWSQLSTFTSDFRRNDDRIRALALAGDMDGATRLSNTDARTVTNEIDKLLDEVVKLEDSRLHEAEVEAEAQYQGTRTIMVTVSAIALLVATIAAVWIVLSINRGISRAVGVVQNVADGDLTRFADITTKDEIGDMLGHVNTMIERLRGVVADALSASSNVSMGSQELSSSSEQLSQGATEQASSAEEASASMEEMAANIKQNADNAAQTEKIARQSAKDAEASGEAVGRAVGAMRTIAEKISIVQEIARQTDLLALNAAVEAARAGEHGKGFAVVASEVRKLAERSQAAAAEISTLSGQTVSVATEAGDMLNRLVPDIRKTAELVSEISAACREQDIGASQINEAIQQLDKVTQQNAGASEEMSGTSEELAAQAEELQTSIAFFRVDSAARKEPNHADRLRATAAKMAAPAAKRPAASPAHRPAPASAKAARGNGFALDMSMGGPDADDADFRESA from the coding sequence ATGCGCTTCACCATCAAACTCAAGCTGTTCCTGACATTCGGTTTCATGATCGCGGTGCTCGTCGGCACCGCGGGCTACGGCATCATGAGCCTCGGCAGCCTCAACACGACGCTCAGCGACGTGCTGAACGGTCCGGCCGCGCGCCTCAAGCTCGCCCAGCAACTGAGCAACTTCCAGCTCCAGCAGATCCGCCAGCAGAAGAACATGCTCTCTTCCGCCAATGTCACCGAGACCAACCGCTATGTCGGCCTCAGCGACGAAGCGCGCAAGGAATTCGACGCGGCCTTCGAGGAGGTCGTCGCCAAGGCGACCGAGCAGGGCAAGGTGTTGTGGAGCCAGCTTTCCACCTTCACCAGCGATTTCCGCCGCAATGACGACCGCATCCGCGCGCTGGCGCTTGCCGGCGACATGGACGGCGCGACGCGCCTTTCCAACACCGATGCCCGCACGGTGACGAACGAGATCGACAAGCTGCTCGACGAGGTGGTCAAGCTGGAGGACAGCCGGCTGCATGAAGCGGAAGTCGAGGCCGAAGCGCAGTACCAGGGCACCCGGACGATCATGGTGACGGTCTCGGCCATCGCACTCCTCGTCGCCACCATCGCCGCGGTCTGGATCGTCCTTTCGATCAACCGCGGCATCAGCCGGGCGGTCGGTGTCGTGCAGAACGTCGCGGACGGCGACCTCACCCGCTTCGCGGACATTACCACGAAGGACGAGATCGGCGACATGCTCGGCCACGTCAACACGATGATCGAGCGCCTGCGCGGGGTCGTCGCCGATGCGCTTTCGGCTTCCAGCAACGTCTCGATGGGCAGCCAGGAACTCTCCTCCAGCTCCGAACAGCTCTCGCAGGGCGCGACCGAGCAGGCTTCCTCCGCCGAAGAGGCCTCCGCCTCGATGGAAGAGATGGCCGCCAACATCAAGCAGAACGCCGACAACGCCGCCCAGACCGAGAAGATCGCCCGCCAGTCCGCCAAGGACGCGGAAGCCTCCGGCGAAGCGGTCGGCCGCGCCGTGGGCGCCATGCGCACCATCGCGGAGAAGATCTCCATCGTGCAGGAAATCGCCCGCCAGACGGACCTCCTCGCCCTCAATGCCGCGGTGGAAGCCGCCCGCGCCGGCGAGCACGGCAAGGGCTTTGCCGTCGTCGCCTCGGAAGTGCGCAAGCTCGCCGAGCGCAGCCAGGCGGCCGCCGCCGAGATCAGCACGCTGTCCGGCCAGACCGTCTCCGTCGCCACGGAGGCCGGCGACATGCTGAACCGGCTGGTGCCGGACATCCGCAAGACCGCCGAACTGGTCTCCGAGATCTCCGCCGCCTGCCGCGAGCAGGATATCGGCGCCTCGCAGATCAACGAGGCGATCCAGCAGCTCGACAAGGTGACGCAGCAGAATGCCGGCGCATCGGAAGAGATGTCCGGCACCTCGGAGGAGCTTGCCGCCCAGGCCGAGGAGTTGCAGACCTCCATCGCCTTCTTCCGCGTCGACAGTGCCGCCCGCAAGGAACCGAACCATGCCGACCGGCTGCGGGCGACCGCCGCGAAGATGGCCGCTCCCGCCGCCAAGCGTCCGGCCGCAAGCCCTGCCCATCGCCCCGCGCCGGCAAGCGCCAAGGCGGCGCGCGGCAACGGCTTTGCCCTCGACATGTCGATGGGCGGCCCGGATGCCGACGACGCGGACTTCAGGGAAAGCGCCTGA
- a CDS encoding chemotaxis protein CheW, which produces MSEAARRLDHDTIWGAQEDLSVLTFNLNGETFAIEATVVQEILDLLPETHVPGSKPFVSSVINFRGKVIPLADIRLAFGMDATETTIDSRIVVIELDLDGEPTLVGIRTDKVNEVTTLAKVASEPPPSVGMRWRPDYINCLVKRGGEFIIVPNLHAIFSSRKERSGTAQTPN; this is translated from the coding sequence ATGAGCGAAGCGGCACGGAGACTCGACCACGACACGATCTGGGGCGCGCAGGAGGACCTTTCCGTCCTCACCTTCAACCTCAACGGCGAGACCTTCGCCATCGAGGCGACCGTGGTGCAGGAAATCCTCGACCTTCTGCCGGAAACCCACGTTCCCGGCAGCAAGCCCTTCGTTTCCAGCGTCATCAACTTCCGCGGCAAGGTGATCCCGCTCGCCGACATCCGCCTCGCCTTCGGCATGGATGCGACGGAAACCACCATCGACAGCCGCATCGTCGTCATCGAGCTCGACCTCGACGGCGAACCGACGCTGGTCGGCATCCGCACCGACAAGGTCAACGAAGTCACGACCCTTGCGAAGGTCGCCAGCGAGCCGCCGCCGAGCGTCGGCATGCGCTGGCGTCCCGACTACATCAACTGCCTCGTCAAGCGGGGCGGCGAATTCATCATCGTCCCGAACCTGCACGCGATCTTCTCCTCCCGGAAGGAACGCAGCGGCACGGCGCAAACGCCGAACTAG